In a genomic window of Streptomyces roseoviridis:
- a CDS encoding DUF488 domain-containing protein: MPDTSTSPARVRVRRIYEPPEPDDGLRVLVDRLWPRGLSKADAHVDAWPKDLTPSTGLRRWYHGPEGEYEEFRRRYELELAEPAAAEALADLRSRAAEGPVTLLTAAKDLSAGHATVLTEILKAP, from the coding sequence ATGCCCGACACCTCAACGTCCCCCGCCCGGGTCCGCGTCCGGCGGATCTACGAGCCGCCCGAGCCCGACGACGGGCTGCGGGTGCTCGTCGACCGGCTCTGGCCGCGCGGGCTGTCCAAGGCCGACGCGCACGTGGACGCCTGGCCCAAGGACCTCACCCCCTCGACCGGACTGCGCCGCTGGTACCACGGCCCGGAGGGGGAGTACGAGGAGTTCCGCCGCCGGTACGAGCTCGAGCTCGCCGAACCGGCCGCCGCCGAGGCGCTCGCGGACCTGCGCTCCCGCGCCGCCGAGGGGCCGGTCACCCTCCTCACCGCCGCCAAGGACCTCTCGGCCGGCCACGCCACCGTGCTCACGGAGATCCTGAAGGCGCCGTAA
- a CDS encoding TetR/AcrR family transcriptional regulator produces the protein MSTQAATAAARRGKLTPEREAELYEAVIGLLREGGYDAVTMEGVAARTKCGKATLYRQWGTKPRLVTAALDKHRCPVFTGIDTGSLVGDLREAARLAASRRERDAELMEAVSQAYIQHPDLRAALRETVLEPEVAALDRILARAVERGEIDAGNPAIAFVAPCFLGMLRIERIFEDRFADASTLRTFVDAVLLPALRAERSADGAEPGA, from the coding sequence ATGTCCACGCAGGCCGCGACCGCCGCCGCCCGTCGCGGCAAGCTCACGCCCGAACGCGAGGCGGAGCTCTACGAGGCCGTCATCGGCCTGCTGCGCGAGGGCGGCTACGACGCCGTCACCATGGAGGGCGTCGCCGCCCGCACCAAGTGCGGCAAGGCCACCCTCTACCGTCAGTGGGGCACCAAGCCCCGCCTCGTCACCGCCGCGCTCGACAAGCACCGCTGCCCGGTCTTCACCGGCATCGACACCGGCTCCCTCGTCGGCGACCTGCGCGAGGCCGCCCGCCTCGCCGCGTCCCGCCGCGAGCGCGACGCCGAGCTCATGGAAGCGGTCAGCCAGGCGTACATCCAGCACCCCGACCTCCGCGCCGCCCTGCGCGAGACCGTCCTCGAACCGGAGGTCGCCGCGCTCGACCGGATCCTGGCGCGGGCCGTCGAACGCGGCGAGATCGACGCCGGCAACCCGGCCATCGCCTTCGTCGCCCCCTGCTTCCTCGGCATGCTCCGCATCGAGCGCATCTTCGAGGACCGCTTCGCGGACGCGTCCACCCTGCGCACCTTCGTGGACGCCGTCCTGCTGCCCGCCCTCCGGGCGGAGCGGTCCGCCGACGGGGCGGAGCCGGGGGCGTGA
- a CDS encoding phosphatase PAP2 family protein translates to MAAGIRGIRRSRPAGPGATATPRPPLVRELLLVTVLFLVYKSGRLLANGHETRAFHNADRVWDAERAVHLPGEGAVQQLLLHGEGLVRAANTYYAAVHFPATLLFLAWLYWRRPAHYVWARRVLALLTAAALALHLLVPLAPPRMLAESGLIDTARVYGPSVYGATPETDSMANQFAAMPSLHFGWALMLAIGLIAATRSRARAWWLLHPAVTLLVIVGTANHYWFDALAAAALLALALLLVPPPLRRRSDEERPLPPLTPATAAATAGAPR, encoded by the coding sequence ATGGCTGCCGGGATACGCGGGATACGAAGATCACGTCCTGCTGGACCGGGGGCGACGGCTACCCCCCGACCGCCGCTCGTGCGCGAGCTCCTGCTCGTCACGGTCCTCTTCCTCGTCTACAAGTCCGGCCGGCTCCTCGCCAACGGTCACGAGACCCGGGCCTTCCACAACGCGGACCGCGTCTGGGACGCCGAGCGCGCGGTGCACCTGCCCGGCGAGGGCGCGGTCCAGCAGCTGCTGCTGCACGGCGAGGGCCTGGTCCGCGCCGCGAACACGTACTACGCCGCCGTGCACTTCCCGGCCACGCTCCTCTTCCTCGCCTGGCTCTACTGGCGCCGCCCCGCCCACTACGTCTGGGCGCGCCGGGTCCTCGCCCTGCTGACCGCCGCCGCACTCGCGCTGCACCTGCTGGTGCCGCTGGCGCCGCCGCGGATGCTCGCCGAGAGCGGCCTGATCGACACCGCCCGGGTCTACGGGCCGTCGGTGTACGGGGCCACGCCGGAGACCGACTCGATGGCGAACCAGTTCGCGGCGATGCCCTCGCTCCACTTCGGCTGGGCGCTGATGCTCGCGATCGGACTGATCGCGGCCACCCGCTCGCGGGCACGCGCGTGGTGGCTGCTGCACCCGGCGGTGACCCTGCTCGTCATCGTCGGCACCGCCAACCACTACTGGTTCGACGCCCTGGCCGCCGCCGCCCTGCTCGCGCTGGCCCTGCTCCTCGTACCGCCGCCCCTCCGTCGCCGGTCCGACGAGGAACGACCACTCCCTCCCCTCACCCCGGCCACGGCCGCCGCGACCGCCGGGGCGCCGCGGTGA